The Arachis ipaensis cultivar K30076 chromosome B07, Araip1.1, whole genome shotgun sequence genome includes a window with the following:
- the LOC107606298 gene encoding serine/threonine-protein kinase tricorner, whose amino-acid sequence MEDLVEEEKGGEEVLGSSLTMEKVAAAKKFIENHYRAQMKNIQERKERRWVLERQLASSDVPNEERVNLIKDLERKETEYMRLKRHKICVDDFENLTIIGRGAFGEVRLCREKKSGNIYAMKKLKKSEMLKRGQVEHVRAERNLLAEVASHCIVKLYYSFQDADYLYLIMEYLPGGDVMTLLMREDTLSEDVARFYIAQSVLAIESIHKHNYIHRDIKPDNLLLDKNGHMKLSDFGLCKPLDCTTLSTLHENQTMDDENVAEPMDIDGCFPDADNRSSWRSPREQLQHWQMNRRKLAFSTVGTPDYIAPEVLLKKGYGMECDWWSLGAIMYEMLVGYPPFYADDPITTCRKIVHWRNHLRFPEDARLTLEAKDLICRLLCDVDHRLGTQGAQEIKVHPWFKNVEWDKLYQMEAAFKPQVNGELDTQNFMKFDEVDPPTGARTGSGSSRKMLLTPKDLNFVGYTYKNFDAIKEGLRQSLGDSMQDYASKRAAEETGLQMLATTGDPMLP is encoded by the exons atggaggATCTCGTGGaagaagagaagggaggagaGGAGGTGTTAGGTTCGAGCTTGACGATGGAGAAGGTAGCTGCAGCTAAGAAGTTCATAGAGAATCACTATAGGGCTCAGATGAAGAACATccaagagaggaaggagag gCGTTGGGTTTTAGAAAGACAATTAGCTTCTTCAGATGTGCCAAATGAGGAACGTGTTAACTTAATCAAAGATTTAGAGAGGAAGGAGACTGAATATATGCGATTGAAAAGGCACAAGATTTGTGTTGACGATTTTGAGAATTTGACCATCATTGGAAGGGGGGCCTTTGGAGAG GTTAGACTGTGTCGGGAGAAGAAATCTGGAAACATTTATGCCATGAAAAAGCTGAAGAAATCTGAAATGCTGAAGAGAGGCCAG GTGGAACATGTTAGAGCTGAGAGGAACTTACTAGCTGAAGTTGCTAGTCATTGCATTGTGAAACTTTACTACTCATTTCAGGATGCTGACTACTTGTATTTAATTATGGAGTACCTTCCCGGGGGTGATGTGATGACGCTATTGATGAGGGAAGACACGTTAAGTGAAGATGTTGCCAGATTTTACATTGCACAGAGTGTTCTAGCCATAGAGTCTATTCATAAACACAATTACATTCACAG GGATATTAAACCAGATAACCTTCTCCTGGATAAAAATGGACACATGAAGCTCTCAGATTTTGGCCTCTGTAAGCCTCTTGATTGTACTACCCTGTCTACACTGCATGAAAATCAAACTATGGATGATGAAAATGTGGCAGAGCCCATGGATATTGATGGATGTTTTCCTGATGCGGACAATCGGAGCAGCTGGAGAAGCCCACGTGAACAGCTTCAGCATTGGCAGATGAACAGGAGGAAGTTG GCATTTTCAACAGTGGGGACACCTGATTACATTGCTCCTGAAGTACTTTTGAAGAAGGGATATGGAATGGAATGTGACTG GTGGTCATTAGGAGCAATAATGTATGAAATGCTAGTTGGTTATCCTCCATTTTATGCTGATGACCCAATAACTACATGCAGAAAG ATTGTTCATTGGAGAAATCATTTACGATTTCCAGAAGATGCACGCTTGACACTTGAAGCCAAAGACTTAATCTGCAGGCTGCTGTGTGATGTTGATCATAGGTTAGGTACTCAAGGGGCACAGGAAATCAAG GTTCATCCTTGGTTCAAGAATGTGGAGTGGGATAAACTATACCAAATGGAGGCAGCATTCAAACCTCAAGTCAATGGGGAGCTGGATACCCAaaacttcatgaagtttgatgaG GTAGATCCACCAACAGGAGCAAGAACTGGATCTGGATCCTCCCGGAAG ATGCTTTTGACTCCCAAAGATCTAAACTTTGTTGGGTATACTTACAAGAACTTTGATGCTATAAAAGAAGGGCTTAGGCAGTCTCTTG GTGATTCCATGCAAGATTATGCTTCTAAACGGGCAGCTGAGGAAACAGGTTTGCAAATGCTGGCAACAACAGGAGATCCTATGCTACCTTAA